A single window of Eucalyptus grandis isolate ANBG69807.140 chromosome 1, ASM1654582v1, whole genome shotgun sequence DNA harbors:
- the LOC104434542 gene encoding omega-hydroxypalmitate O-feruloyl transferase: protein MEALTINGGAMTVRKFKPVMVQPESETPDGFYFLSSLDQAIPFTMMTIYRYEKGSGNVGEVLKQALSKVLVLYYPLAGSMAISSEGRFIVELTKKGVPFVEAEADCSMDMLGDVRVPDLDVTNKLIYTDPKAKTILETPLLTAQVTKFKCGRFALGIGISHSLVDGVSGMNFVNSWAQIARGKPVTAVPFHDRTLLKSRVPPQIKYPYDDFVQIADTSDTESLYQRDPLVHKLFVFDADRIAATKKLALSEGKVKCCSSFAAVTALVWRARSQALGMKPHQLTKIRIMADFRSKFGTEALPENYFGNAVVTTASLCSAGELCERPISFAVEQIQKAVEQLDEEYVRSRMDFVDTYKPPLSSVGTLVISSWTRLAYGMSNFGWGDPSQFGCGYLARELCVYFPEGEGKKGIAVVLALPLSAMNAFEELVQD from the exons ATGGAGGCATTAACAATCAACGGCGGCGCCATGACCGTGCGGAAGTTCAAGCCCGTCATGGTCCAACCTGAGTCTGAGACCCCCGACGGTTTCTACTTCCTGTCGAGCCTCGACCAGGCGATTCCCTTCACCATGATGACGATCTATCGCTACGAGAAAGGCAGCGGCAACGTCGGAGAGGTGCTCAAACAGGCTTTGTCCAAGGTTTTGGTCCTCTATTATCCACTGGCCGGCTCCATGGCCATAAGCTCGGAAGGGAGATTCATCGTGGAGTTGACGAAGAAGGGCGTGCCATTTGTGGAAGCGGAGGCTGATTGTAGCATGGACATGCTGGGCGATGTCCGAGTTCCCGATCTCGACGTCACAAACAAACTCATTTACACCGATCCAAAGGCAAAAACCATACTTGAGACACCCTTACTAACTGCACAG GTGACGAAGTTCAAGTGCGGTCGATTCGCTTTGGGGATTGGAATTAGCCACAGCCTGGTCGACGGCGTTTCCGGGATGAACTTCGTCAACTCATGGGCCCAAATCGCGAGAGGGAAGCCGGTAACCGCCGTCCCTTTCCACGACCGGACCCTGCTGAAGTCACGGGTGCCGCCCCAGATCAAGTACCCGTACGACGACTTCGTGCAGATCGCCGACACCTCGGACACGGAGTCGCTGTACCAGCGGGACCCGCTGGTGCACAAGCTATTCGTCTTCGACGCCGACAGGATCGCGGCAACCAAGAAGCTGGCGCTGTCCGAAGGGAAGGTGAAGTGCTGCTCGAGTTTCGCGGCCGTCACGGCGCTGGTGTGGCGGGCGCGGAGCCAGGCGCTGGGGATGAAGCCTCACCAGCTGACGAAGATCCGCATAATGGCGGACTTCAGGTCCAAGTTCGGGACGGAGGCGCTGCCCGAGAATTATTTCGGCAACGCCGTGGTCACGACCGCGAGCCTCTGCTCCGCGGGTGAGCTGTGCGAGCGGCCCATCTCGTTCGCCGTCGAGCAGATACAGAAGGCGGTGGAGCAGCTGGACGAGGAGTACGTGCGGTCGAGGATGGACTTCGTGGACACGTACAAGCCACCGCTCTCGTCGGTGGGCACGCTGGTGATCAGCTCCTGGACCCGGCTGGCCTACGGGATGTCGAACTTCGGGTGGGGCGACCCGTCGCAGTTCGGGTGCGGGTACCTGGCGAGGGAGCTGTGCGTGTACTTCCCGGAAGGGGAAGGGAAGAAGGGGATAGCGGTGGTGCTGGCTCTGCCGCTTTCGGCCATGAACGCCTTTGAAGAGCTGGTGcaagattga